The genomic window CTCAGCCCTCGCCTCACACCGACCTGGGCCTGCGGCCCCGGCCGGCGTTCAGCTCGAACTTAACTCAGCCCTCGCCTCACACCGACCTGGGCCTGCGGCCCCGGCCGGCGTTCAGCTCGAACTTCTATTTGGCTACGTTAAATCGGAAGTGGCAGATCTCGCCGTCTCGCACGACGTAGTCCTTGCCCTCCAAGCGGAACTGGCCCTTTTCCCGCACGGCCGCCATGGAGCCCTCGGCGCCGACCAGCTCGTTATAGCCCACCACCTCGGCGCGGATGAAGCCGCGCGCGATGTCGGAGTGGATGGCCGCCGCCGCATCCTGCGCGCGGGTGCCCCGCGGCACCGACCACGCCCGCACCTCGTCATCGCCCACCGTGAAGAACGAGAGCAATCCCAGGAGCCCGTAGCAGTCGCGAAGCACGCGCTTGATGGCGGGCTCGCTGAGCCCGAGGTCGGCGAGGAAGGCCGCCTGCTCCTCCCCCGCGAGCTGCGCCACTTCCGCCTCGATCACCGCGGAGACCCAGCCGACGGCGGTGCCGGGCCGGGCCGCGACCTCCTGGAGTCCGAAGCTCTCGACCAGGTTCGGGCCGCGGTCGATTTCCTTCTCAGAGAGATTGAGACAGTGGAGGATGGGCTTCTGCGAGAGAAACGTGAAGCCTCGGATGACCCGGGCATCGTCATCGGGCAGGGGGAAGGCGCGGATCGGTGTCTCGGCCTCGAGGGCGGGCTTGATCTCGAGGAGGGTGGACTGCTCCTTGACGTCGGCATCCGTCCGCTTCTTCTTGATCGAGGCCTCCAGGCGCTCGAGCCGCCGCTCCACCACCTCGAGGTCGGCGAGGATCAGCTCCGTCTCGAGGTCGGCAATGTCACCCTTGGGATTGGACGCGGAGCCCGTGGCATCGGCGAAGGCCCGCACCACGTGCAGCAGCGCGTCGGCATTCCTGAACTCCTTGGCATCGAGACCTTCGCGCTCGCCCTTGCTGATGCCGGCGAGATCCACAACCTCGAACGTGGCGAACGTCGTCTTCTTCGGCTTGAAGAGCGCGGAGAGGCGATCGACGCGCTCGTCCGGCACCCTGGCCACACCGGCATGCATCTCGCCGCGCGAGGCGCCAAAGGACGACGTGGCCACCGCCGAGCCCGTCAACAGGTTGAACAGCGAGGTCTTGCCGCTCTTGGGAAGGCCGACGAGCCCGATCTTCATCGAGGCCTCATGCTACCATAGCCGCTCTCGTGCCCGTACACCGCCCCCTCGATGTCAAAGGCGCCATCCTGGCGCTCGTCCTCGCCGTACTCTGGGGCGCCAATCCCGTGGCCATCAAGCTCGGTCTCGCCGACGTCGCTCCGGTCCGCATGGCCTTCTTCCGCTTCGCCGTCAGCGCCATCGTCATCTTCGGCTACGCGGTCGTCACGGGGCGCCGCGATGTTCTCCTGATTCCCAGGGGACAGGGCAAGCCGATCTGGTCTCTCGGCCTCCTCTGCGTCGTGCAGATCGCGCTCATGAACGTGGGCATCGACCGCACCACCGCCGCTCACGCCGTCATCATGGTGAACTCCTACGCGGTCCACACGGTCGTCTTCGCCCACTTCCTCCTTCCCGGCGATCGGCTCACCGGGCGCAAGCTCGTGGGTGTGCTGATCGCCTACAGCGGCGTGGTCATCCTCTTCGCTCCCGGTTTCACGGGCACGGGAGGGGCGCTCGTGGGAGATCTGATCATCGCGGTGAGCGCGCTCGTGCTGGCCGAACGCACCGTCTTTATCGCGAAGACCGTCCAGAGGGTGGACCCGGTGCGCCTCATGATGTACCAGTCGATCATCGGCGCCGCGGGACTCTTCCTCATGAGCCTGGTGTGGGATGTGGATCGGCCCACGCGCTGGACGGCCGGCCTCCTCCTGTCCATCCTCTACCAGGGAGCGCTCATCGGGGGATTCAACTTCGTCTTGAACGCGAAGCTCTTGCGGATCTACCAGCCCAGCGCGATGGCTACGGTGGCCCTGTCGACGCCCATCTGGGGCGTGCTGATTGCCGCAGCCATCGGCCGCGAGGGTCTGGCCCCCGAGCTCGTGCTCGCCTCCGCCATGGTGGCCGCCGGCATCGGCCTCACGACCCGGCGCTAGCGAGAACGGGCGGGCACGGAAGGTCACCGGCGGGAGAGCTCGTCTCCCTTCACAATTCTTTACACGCGACACACGCCCTCTTCACGCCGGGACGGCATACCTCGAGAACAAGAGGAAGGGGTGACCCGTCCAAGCTCCACGGGTCGAGAGGGTGACTCGATGAATCTGGGCCTGGCGGACAGGAGGACCACGGTCATGAAGAAGGTCATCGGTCTCGCGCTCATTGGCGTTCTGTCGCTCGGCCTTGTCGCCCCCGCCTTCGCAGACGGCGGGCGCGGCGGCTGGCATGGCCGCGGCGGCCACGGTTGGCGTGGGGGCGGCGGCCACGGTTGGCATGGAGGCGGCGGCCACGGTTGGCGTGGCGGCGGCGCCCACGGCTGGTGGGGCCCCGGCGCGGTGATCGGCGGTCTCCTCATCGGCTCGGCCATCGTCGCGGCCTCGGTCCCGCGAGTCGTGTACCCTGCTCCGGTCTATCCGGAGCCCGTCTACGTGGCGCCTCTGCCGACCTATTACCCGCAGACCCAGGTGTATGCCGCGCCGGTGCGGCGGGACGTCTGCTACCCGACCGGCTGCTATCGCTTGTACGGCGACGGCGTGACCGTCGCCTACCAGTGGGTGTGGGAGCCCAGTCCCGCGGCCCCCGTCCCACCGGCGCCGCCGGCACCGCCTTACCGCTGAGCGAGGTCCTGAAGACGGCACCGGAGCTCTGACGCTTCGAACGCACCAGAGCTCCGGCGCCAGGTCTCTCCTCTTCCTCAACTCTCTTCGATCGCTCGGGTGAGGCCAAGCCCGGACCTGACTTTCGGTCTTCCTGCCCTCCGCGGGGTATCATCGCCCCATGCGGCGCCTGTGGGCGGTCCTGCTCGTCCTCGCCTGCGCGCCCACTCTTCTCGCCCAGTCTCACGCCCAGCCGTCCGAATCGTCACGAGCGCTCGAGGCCCTGGCCGTGCCCATCTATCAGCAGCTCGCGGCGCTCAAGGGCATGAGCGCGCCGGGCAACCCGCCCCCCGTGCTCCTCCGCTCCCGCGAGGACAATCGCCGATTCATGGAGCAAGAGATGAACCGGCGCTACTCCCCCGCGCGCATCGAGGCCGAGCGCAAGACGCTGGTCGCCTGGGGACTGATCCCGGCGGACTATGATCTGCGCACGCTCTTCCTCGATCTCATGCAGGAGCAGATCTCCGCGTACTACGACCCCCGCGCGAAGGTCATGGTGGTGGGCGACTGGCTCCCCCCCGAGCAGCAGCGGGCCGCCCTCATCCACGAGCTCGTGCATGCCCTCCAGGATCGTGAGATCGCCCTCGAGGGCTTCATCTCGCCTGACCCGGGGCGGGGCGATCAGCTTCTCGCTCGTCAGGCGCTGATCGAGGGCGAGGCGGTGGCGCTGACCATCGATTTCCTCCTCAAGGCCCAGAACATGGACATCACGATGCTGCCTGATCTATCCAATACCCAGGGTCTCATCGCCACCAGTGCGGGCGGGCCCATGATCGCCAAGGCGCCCAAGTTCCTCCGCGACCTCTTGCTCTTCCCGTATCTCGAGGGCGTCGGCTTCGCGTACCAGCTTCGCAAGACCCACCCCTGGTCGGCCATGAGCGCCCTCTACCGCGATCCGCCCCGCTCCACCGCGCAGATCATGGACCCGGCCAAACGCATCGGCTCGCTCCGCGAGGACCCGGTGGCCGTCAACCTCCCGGACCTCGCCGGGCTGCTTCCGGGCGGGACGCTCGTGTCCGAGGACGAGGTAGGCGAATTCGGGCTGGGCGCGGTGATCGCGCTCCATCTGGGCGAGATCGAGGGGCGACGCGCCGCCGTGGGCTGGCGCGGAGATCGATTCCAGGTCTGGGAGGACGCGGGCGGGCACTTTCTCATCGCCTGCCTGGTCGTGATGCGCGATGAGCAGATGGCGGCCACCCTGGCCGGCCACCTGCGCGATTTCGTCGCCCGGCGGCACCCAGGGCTCGCGGCCAAGATGCGGGCCGGAGGCGGAGGCGCCACGACGTGGAGCGAAGGCGGCCGCGCCTCGCTGGTCGACCGTCGGGGCAGCAAGGTGCTGCTGCTCGAGCAGGTGCCCGCGGCCACCGTCGAGCGCGTGCGCGACACCATCTGGCGCTCCCGCACCGCGGGTCCCCGGCGGTAGAATACCCTCATGCCGAGCCAGCCCTCCAGGCAGCTCGAGGTCGTAGCGAATCCGCACCCGGACCGCGACTACGAGGTCGCGCTCGAGATCCCGGAGTTCACGTGCCTCTGCCCCATGACGGGACAGCCCGACTTCGCCACCATCCGCATCCGGTACGTGCCGGACCTGCACCTCGTCGAGCTCAAGAGCATCAAGCTCTACATCTGGTCCTACCGGAACGAGGGCGCCTTCCACGAGGACGTGACCAACCGCATCCTCAATGACTTCGTGGCGGCGGCGAACCCGCGGTGGATCGAAGTGGTGGGCGGCTTCGGCGTGCGCGGCGGGATCAAGACGGTCGTTCGCGTGGCGCACGGCAAGCGGCCGGAGATCTGAGCGGGGGCGGCCATGAGCACGGTCCCCATGAAGACCGTGCGCCGGCCCTTCCTCACCGCGCGCTGGTCCAATCTCGCCATCCTCACCTGGGAGGTGGCGCCCGCCCTCCTCGAGCCTCACCTGCCCGCGGGTCTCGAGCTCGATCGGCGCGACGGCGCGGTGTTCGCCAGTCTCGTGGCCTTCGACTTCCTCGACACCCGGGTTCTCGGTGTCCCCTGGCCGGGCTTCACGAGATTCCCGGAGGTGAACCTTCGCTTCTACGTCCGGCGGGGGGAGCGTCGCGGCGTCGTCTTCATCCGCGAGTTCGTGCCGCAGGCCGTCGTGGCCTGGGTGGCCCGCGCCTTCTACAACGAGCCGTACCTCGTGGCCCCCATCGAGAGCGGCGTGGGCGAGGAGCCTCCGGGGATCGTGACGGTACGCCGGCTTCGCTGGCGCGGGCGGGCTCAGAGCATCGAGGTCACGGGCGGTAAGCCCGCCTTCCGGCCCCCCGAGGACAGCGTCGAGCATTTCTTCAAGGAGCACGAGTGGGGCTTCGGCCGGGACCGGCGCGGCCGCACCGTGGCCTACCGGGTGCGCCATCCCGTCTGGGATGTCTACCCGGTGCGCGCGTGGACCATCGACTTCGATGCGGAAACGGTGTACGGACCGGGCTGGGGCTTGCTGTCCAGCGAGAAGCCCGCCTCCGTCATCCTGGCCGCCGGCTCGGCAGTGTCGGTCTACTCCGCCGAGCGCCTCTAGTTCTTCTTCTCGGAGTCGGTGGCCTCGATGGTCACCGTGTCGCCCACCAGCACGAAGGTGACCTGGCCGTTCTTGGCCTTGTAGGTCCACTTCTCGATGGGCCCGAGCTTGCTGATATCGTCCGGCTTGCCCAGGGCCTTCTCCAGCGCGGCGCGCGTCTTGACATCCTTCGCCTTGAGGACGATGTCTTCCTTGGTCGAAGGTCCACAGCCGGCCAGGACAAAGGCGAGAAGGAGGCAGGAGCCGAGGGCGATCATGCGTCTGGTCATGCCGTCACCTCCAACAGTTGAGTTAAATTACCTACCGTCCGAGTAATTCAAAATCCCCATGCACTCACCAGGAACTGTTCCGCTTCGAGCGCCGGCTTCGCCGGCGCAAGCTGTTCTTGGGGGGAGGTGTCGGAAGGGGGGCGGAGCCCCCCTCCGAGCTACCTAGGCCGCCAGCGACAATAACACGACGCCCGCCAGCATGACGATGGCCCCGGGGACGATCTCGCGCACCTTCTGCTTCTCCCCGAAGATCAGGGCCCCGATGCCGAGGGCGAAGAGGATCTCCACCTGCTTCACGGCCTCGACGTAGGAGGACAGGGTCAGCAGATACGCGTGGCCCTGGGTCACCGTGGTCAGGGCGGCGAAGAGACCGAACGACACGAAGGCCATCCAGTGGCGCGGTACGGCCACGAAATACCTCCGTGACGTCACGAGCACGACGGGGGTGACGAGGAGGCTGGCCGCGAGGTAACCGCCCAGCGTGCCCATGTAGGGATCGGAGAGCTGCATCGCCCACTTGATGGTGATGACGGACGGGGCGAAGAAGAGCGGAGCGAGGAGCGTGTAGCGCAATCCACGATCCGTGAAGAGCACGGCGAGGGGCGCCCACCACGAGATGTGCGCCCGCTGCACGTTCAGGAGATACACCCCGCTCACGCTGACGAGGATGCCCGCCACCCCGATAAAATTCGGCTCTTCCTTGAGGGTGACGTAGCCAAGCCCCACCAGGATGAGCAGGCTGATCTTCCAGAGCGCGGTCACCATCGAGATCGGGGAGAGCTTGAGCGCCTTCGACAGGGCCATGGTCGAGATGATCTGGCAGACAGCGAAGAGGAGGCAGGCCCAGACGAATCCCGGCTCGATCTGCGGAGGACCGTGCCACAGGACGAACAGCGCGGCGAAGGGCAGCAAGAAGGTGAAGCGACCCCAGACCGTCATGTACTCGTCCAGCTCGTGGCCCAGCCGCTTCATCACCGTGTTCCGGAGCACCTGGCAGAGCGCGGCCGTCAGCGCCAGGGCCTCCCACATGCGGCCGAGTCTACACGAGCACTCCGGGATACTTCGAGGGATTCGTCGGGAATCCTGGGAAGAGCGGCGCGGAAGCGGGAATCCCCAGGTGGCGGCTCGCCACTTCGGCGAAGAGATTTCGGAAATCCGTCGTCACCGCGAGATCTCGTCCCTCGTACAGCTGCTCCGGAGCCAGTCCCGGCCAGCGCCCATAGGCGCGGCCCCCTTTGATGGCGCCGCCCAGTACCAGCATGGCCGTAGCATGGCCGTGGTCGGTGCCGCGATTGCCATTCTCACGCACGGTGCGCCCGAACTCGGACATGGTCAGGATCACCACGTCGGCCATCCGATCCCCGAGATCACGATAGAGCGCGGCCAGGCCGTCCGAGAATTCCGTGAGGCGGTTTGCCAGCTGTCCCCGCTCGTTGCCCTGCGCGGCATGGGTGTCCCAGCCACCCATGTCGGCGAAGGCGACCTGGAGCCCGACGTCGGCCTTGATGAGCTGGGCGATCTGCTTGAGGTTGTCGCCGAACTTTCCCCGGGGATACTGGGCGCCGTTCTCGGGCTGGAAGCGCTCGAGCTTGGCCGCCTTGAGCATCTTGACGGCCTCAAAGGTTTCGCGGCCGGTGCCGTGCAGGATGTCCTTGACGCCCTTCTCGTAGAGGGACTCGAAGCCGGCGCGCGCATTGAGCCCGCTCCCCCCGCCCCCCATGCCCTGCTTCACATCGAAATCGCCCGCGCTGCCCATGGCGATGGCGCCGATATCGCCCCGAAGCGTCCGGGGCATCTGTGAGCCCATGGCCACGGCACGGAATGGCGAGACACCCGCAGGGGGAGCGGCTTGCAGCCCCCGCGCCAGCCAGCCGTCCGGCGTGGTCTTCACCCCGGGCGTCCCCGACTCCATGTAGTCCTGCGCGTCGAAATGCGAGCGCGTGGTGTCCGGCGACCCGCAGGCGTGGACGAGGGCGAGGTGCCGGTCATCCCAGATCGGCTTGAGCGAGGCCATGGACGGATGGAGTCCGAAGAAGCCGTCGAGGTCGAGGCTGCCCTGGCCGCCACCCGGGCGCGCGATGACGATGCTCCCGCGTGAGCCGTAGTAGTTGGGATCGCCGTGGGGGACAACCATGCTCAGCCCGTCCACGGCGCCCCGCTGGAAAATCGCGATGAGGGTCTTGGGTCGGGTGGCCGCGTCCTGTGCGTGGGCCGTGCGGACGAGAAATCGCGGCATGGCACCCAGACCGAGCAGGGCCATCGCCCCGCCTTTCATGAACGCGCGTCGGGTGCAGGGGCAGTCCATGGGCCCTATCTCCGCTGGAATTCCGGCGAGCCCAGGACGAGGGCCGCGAGCTTGTCGACATCAGTATTCGCGGCTGGCCGGCCCCCCGCCGCCTTCCGGTCGTCGGGGGTGGCGCGGATGATCTCCGGGTTGTCGAGCTGAGCGGCGAGCACGGTGCGCGTTTCCGGCCTCACCTGTCCCTGGAGCAGCGAGGCGAGGAGGGCGTCCAGAACCTGCTGGGGCTTGTGGCGGTCGGCGGTGCCGAGGGCGCGGCCGAGATCCACCTGAACGCCCGGAATGCGGTTCTGCGCGAGGGCGAGGGCGAAGTTGAGCCGGTTCAGCAGCGCGCCCGTATTGACCCAGGCCTCCGCCACGTCCGGATAGCCCGTGGGCGGCTGCTGCTGATACAGGGGCTCGCCCAGCTTGGCCACCTGCATGGCCAGCGCGAGACCGCCGCCCACCTGCTGGCTGCCCGGCTCGCCCGGCGGGGCGATCTCGCCGCCCGCGGCCCGGACCGCGCTCGCCACGAGCTCGATCGGCTTCTTGATCTTGGCGCCGTAGGCGCCCGCCGAGAAGAACTCCGGCGACGAGACGATGGTGGCCACGACCTTGCGGATGTCGCCGTCGGTATCGCGGAAGGTCTGGGCGGCCCGCTCGACGAGGGCGGGCGGCGGCTCGTCACTCACGAAGCGCCGGACGAGCTTGGTCGCGATGAACCGGGCCGTCGCGGGATGCCGCGAAAGAATGTCGATGACGCGGATGCCGTCCTGCTCGCCGCCGAAGGCGGGCAGGACATGGCCGAGCACCTTCTTGGCGCCCTGGTCATGCGCGGCGGTCTGGAACAGGAAGGTGCCCTTCTCGCGCGGCCGCTCGATGGACCAGCCGGTGAAGGCCCGGGCCACCTCGAGCACGTCCTCCTGCGTGTAGCCGCCGTCCACCCCGAGAGTGTGGAGCTCCATGATCTCGCGCGCGTAGTTCTCGTTCAGGCCCATCTTGCGGCCCTTGTTCGGGCCAAAGACCACCACGAGGTCGGGGCGGGTCGACATCCAGTTGTCGAGATAGAAGAGCATGGCGGGGTGACGGGCCGTGGCGAGCAGGAGGTCGCGGAACTTGCCGAGCGCGTAGGGGCGGATGGCCGTGCGCTCGTAGTCGGCCACCATCCACTTCACCGCGCCCTTGCGGACGTCGACGTTGAAGTGGTTGAACCAGAAGTCCGTCATGACCTCCTCGAGCTGTCGCTCCGACATCACGGCGCGCGTGAGCTTGGCGGCCTGCAACTCGGCCGGAATGCGGAAGGGGCGTCTCTCCGGCGGCGCCATCTGCCGCATCTCCTGCTGCGTCATCTCCCCGGACTGGACCTTGGCCAGGAGCTTCGGATCGGGCTCCGGGTAGGCCAGGACGAGCTCGGGCACGCTTCTCGTCAGGGTCGGGAATGCCTGGAGGGCGGCCTCGACGCGCTCGTCCGGGATCCGCGACGGCTCGAGCTGGCGCTCTATCCACTTCGCGAGCCCCATCTGCCGCACGCGCTCCACGTCGCCCGCCCGTGGACCATAGCCGAGCCGGTTCAGCACGTGCACGATCCGTTGCTCTTCGGTGAGGGTGGTCGCGGGGAGCGCGACGCGCACTGCCGGAGGAGGCTCGGGGGGGGCCGCGGGCACCGCCGCTTGCTTGTGCAGAGGCGCGTTCGAGCAGGCGGACCCGGCCAGGACCGCGAGGGCAACGAGGGGCAGCCTGCCGATGCGTGCTCTCATGATGCCTCCTGTCCAGCTAGGACGGCGGGGTGTATCGCTTCGTTTACACCCCTTCAGGCACCCTATCAAAGATAGCCATAGGCCGACCAGCCCCCGTCAGCGGTCAGGATCTCCCCGGTGATGAAGGAAGCAGAGGATGACGCCAAAAACACCGCTACTTCGCCGATTTCCTCGGGCCTGCCGATGCGGCCCATGGGGGTCCGCCGAGCGAGCTTGTCCGGGTCGAGGATGCCCCGGGCCGCGAGGCTCTTGATGAAATCGGTCTCGACATACCCGGGGGCTATCGCATTGACCCGCACTCCGCGCGCGGCCCACTCGATGGCCATCACCCGGGTCATCATGTTGAGCCCGGCCTTGGACACGCAATAGGCCAGGCGCTCGGGGAAGGGCACCGAGCCGTTCATGCTGCTCACGTGGATGATGCATCCATCGCCGGCGGCCAGCATGTCTCCCACGATCTCCTGGGTGAGGACCAGACAGCACGTCAGGTTGAGATCCATCGTGTAGCGGTAGTCGGCCTCGGGCAGGCTCTCCGATGGCGCCACGCGGGGCTGGCCGGCATTGTTCACGAGGATGTCGATCCGACCGCCCAGGGCGGCGCGCGATTCCTTGGCCAGGCGCCTGACCTCGTCCGTGCGGGAGAGATCGGCCGCGATGGCAATGGCGCGCTCGCCCAGCTCGCGGGCCGTGCGCGCGCAATCCTCCGCGCTTCGCGAGTTCACGATCACGCGCGCCCCCTCGCGCGCATACGCGCGCGCGATGCCGAGCCCTATTCCCTTGGTCGAGCCCGTGATCAGGGCAGCCTTGCCTTCAAGTCTCCCCGGCATGAATTCAGAGTCAGCGCTTCACCGTCTGGAGAAATCCCAGGACGGCGCGGTTGAAGGCTTCCCAGCATTCGATGGTGAAGCCATGACCGCCGGAGATCAGCTTGAGCTGCGCCTTGGGAATGAGGCCCGCGAGCACGCGCGAGAAGGCCGGCAGTGTCAGGTTGTCGTCCCGGCCGACGAGCACCAGGGTCGGCACGCGGATCTTCTTGATGTCCTTGAGGCGGGAGCCGTTCCATTCGAGGATGCCCTGCCCCTGGCGTTGAATCGCCTCGGGCTTGGTCGGGAACGGGTACTCGAGCGCGCGCTTGACGGCGGCGTCCACCTGGCCCTGATCGGCGAGAAAGGCGGGCGTGTAGAGCCAGGGCATGAGGAGATAGCGGAAGCGCGACTCGGCAACGAGCTCGCCCCACAAGGCCATCCAGGATCGGACGATGTGCAGGAAGCGGCCATCGCCCTGCGCCCAGGTGCCGCACAGGCCGAGGCTTCGCACTCGCTGGGGGTGGCGGATGGCGAGCTCCACGGCGATGGTGCCGCCCATGGAGTGACCGACGACGTGAGCCCGCGGAATGCCCAGGTGCTCGAGCACGGCCGCGGCATCGTCGGCCATCTGGGAGGTGGGATACACAGGCGCCTCGGGCATGTCCGTCTCCCCCACCCCGCGATTGTCGAAGGTCACGACCTGGTAGTGGGGAGACAGCCCCTTGACCTGGAAGAGCCAGTTGGCCGCGGGGGCGGAGAGCCCGTTGATGAGCAGGATGGGATCGCCCTCCCCGGACGTTTCGTAGTGGAAGCGGATCCCGTTCAGCGTGGCGTAAGGCATACGTGGCAACCCTCTCGATCCGCTCTCCGCTCTGCGGAGGCGGAGCTACGGCCATGGGCGGCGTCAGATGACGACGGTGACCTTGATGGACTCGGGCGAGCGATGCGCGGCAAAGGCCTCCTGGATTCGATCGAGGGGGAAGCGGTGCGTGACGAGCCGGTCCACCTTGACCACGCCCGTGGACAGGAGTCGGACGGCCTCCGGGAACTCTTGCTGGTAGATCATGGACCCGATGATCGTGAGCTCGCGGCGCACGACGCCGAAGAAGCTCACCGTCGACGGCTCGTGAGGGAGCCCGGTGAGGACGAGCCGGCCCCCGGGATGCACGAGCTCGAGCGCCTGCTCGACGGCCGCCCCCGTACCGGCCGTCTCGATCAGCACATCCACCCCCTCGCGGCCAGAAAATCCCCGCGCGACCTCGGGAGCGCGGCCCGAGCTCGTGGTCGTGAACTCGTCGGCGCCCAGCTCACGCGCGAGACGCTCCCGCCGATCGGTGCGTCCGACCGCGAGCACCTTGAGCCCCCTGGACTTCAGCACCTGAATAGCGAGAAGCCCGAGCGCTCCCATCCCGAGCACGGCCGCCGTCTCCCCGCTCCGGGTCTCGCCCCGTCCCACCGCACGGACGACCACGGCCAGCGGCTCGGCCAGCAGGAGCTGATCGTCGCTGATCTCGGCCGGGGCGGGCCAGCAGCAGCGCGCGGGCAGCCGCGCCTGCCCCGCGAAGCCGCCGTCCACGTCGATGCCGATGGCGGTGCGCGAGAGGCAGAGATTCCTGTTGCCTTCGCGACAGAGCGCGCAGTGGCCGCAGGAGTAATTGGGCTCGACGGCGACCTTCTGCCCGGGCCGGATGTTGGTGACGTCGGGGCCGACGGCCACGATCTCGCCGATGAACTCGTGGCCCATGACGCGCGGATAGCCGACGGCACGATCGCCGTTCCAGATCCGATAGTCGGTGCCGCACAGGCCCGAGGCGAACACCCGCACCACGGCCTCGCCGGGACCGGGCGGCGGCAGGGCGCGCGGTTCGACACGCACGTCCCTGGGTCCGTGGAGGACGGCGGCTTGCATGGCGTTCATCCTAGCGGCTGTCCTCAGTCACGGCAAGTTCACGCCCGTCAACCCGCGGTGTGGCCGCCGTCGAGAAATATGGTCTGGCCGGTCATGTAGTCGGAGGCGGGCGAGGCGAGATAGATGACGAGCGGACCGATCTCCTCGACTCTCCCGGTCCGTCTGAGGGGTACGTCCCGGAGCAGTCTCTCGCGCACTTTGGAATCGGCAAACGCCTCGCTGTTCATATCGGTGACGAACCAGCCGGGCGCCACGGCATTGACCTGGATATTGAAGCGCGCCCACTCCACGGCCAGGGCTTTCGTGAGCGCGATGACTCCGCCCTTCGAGGCGGAGTAGGCGGCGTAGCCGGACAGTCCCGCCACTCCGAGGACGGAGGCGAGGTTGATGATCTTGCCCGACTTCTGAGCGATGAGCCGGGCCGCCGCCGCCCGACAGCCATTGAAAACGCCGACGAGGTTGACCTCGATGGTGCGCCGGAACTCCTCGGGCGCCATCTCGGCAAAGGGCCGGACGCCGGCGATGCCCGAGTTGTTGACGAGGATGTCGAGACGTCCGAGGCCCTGGGCCGCGCTTTCCACGAGAGCCTCGACCTGATCATAGGCCGTCACGTCGGTGGGCAGGATCAAGGCCTTCCGGCCGAGCCGCTCGACTCCGCGCGCGGTCTCGGCCAGCTCCGCCTCCGCGCGCGCGGCGAGGGCGACATCAGCGCCCGCCTCGGCGAGGGCGAGGGCCATGGCACGGCCGAGGCCGCGGCTCGCCCCCGTGACAATGGCCGCCTTGCCGTCGAGCCGGAGGGCCTCGAGGGCCATCCTATGCGTACAGGGAATCGAGGGCCGCCCGGTGCTTGTCGCTGATCACCTTCCGCTTGACCTTGAGGGTGGGCGTGAGCGCCCCGTTCTCCACGGTGAAATCTTCCGGGAGGACGAGAAACTTCTTGATCTTGGCGTAGGACTGCAGCTCGGAGTTCTTCTCATCGACCGTGCGCTGCACCCGCTCGAGGATCTTGGGATGCTTGACGAGCACGGCCGGCTCGGCGGCCAGGATGCCCTGGTCGCGCGCGAACTTCGTCAGCTCCTCGGCGTTGAGGGTGATCAGGGCCACGGGATAGGGGCGGCGGTCGCCGTGGACCATGGCCTGGCTGATGAAGGGGTCGGCCTTGAGCAGGTTCTCGATGTTCTGGGGCGCGATGTTCATGCCGCCCGCCGTGACGATGAGGTCCTTCTTGCGGTCCGTGATGAAGAGAAAGCCGTCCTCGTCGAAGCGGCCGATGTCGCCGGTGGCGAACCAGCCGTCGGGCAGAAAGACTTCGCGAGTCGCCTCGGCCTTCTTGAAGTACCCCTTGGCGATATTGCCGCCACGGCCGAGGATCTCGCCGTCCGGCGCGATCTTCACCTC from Candidatus Methylomirabilota bacterium includes these protein-coding regions:
- a CDS encoding SDR family NAD(P)-dependent oxidoreductase; protein product: MALEALRLDGKAAIVTGASRGLGRAMALALAEAGADVALAARAEAELAETARGVERLGRKALILPTDVTAYDQVEALVESAAQGLGRLDILVNNSGIAGVRPFAEMAPEEFRRTIEVNLVGVFNGCRAAAARLIAQKSGKIINLASVLGVAGLSGYAAYSASKGGVIALTKALAVEWARFNIQVNAVAPGWFVTDMNSEAFADSKVRERLLRDVPLRRTGRVEEIGPLVIYLASPASDYMTGQTIFLDGGHTAG